One Thalassophryne amazonica chromosome 10, fThaAma1.1, whole genome shotgun sequence genomic region harbors:
- the cldn34a gene encoding claudin-34: MPYLAHTAHWQFLGLVMGFLAWILTMATTGLNEWRLWDVDNVSVVTSGVAWVGIWRVCFYSHAFATAEVCQSISIWDQFAPVEIHVAQVLMMLAVICGLVGNISAAYAMRMVYFSVGERGNIRRVFVLSGTLYLLTATCSFVPLVWNMSSVLNNSTIDFPPKFFLPAAPVKQKVGSAIGVGLLASTVIALSGLLFLCYRYVRRPLSSKDLSRDTRDPLDGLSAITTPSQQPHVTSGENCARKGRDNPTFNCEEAL, translated from the coding sequence ATGCCGTATCTGGCTCACACAGCTCATTGGCAGTTCCTGGGCCTGGTGATGGGGTTCCTGGCGTGGATCCTCACCATGGCCACAACCGGTCTCAACGAGTGGCGTCTGTGGGATGTGGACAACGTGTCTGTGGTCACCTCGGGCGTGGCCTGGGTGGGTATCTGGAGGGTGTGTTTCTACAGCCATGCCTTTGCCACAGCTGAGGTTTGTCAGAGCATCAGCATCTGGGACCAGTTTGCTCCAGTGGAGATCCACGTGGCCCAGGTGCTGATGATGCTCGCAGTCATCTGCGGCCTTGTGGGGAACATCAGTGCTGCATACGCCATGAGGATGGTGTACTTTTCTGTGGGAGAGCGAGGCAACATCAGGCGTGTGTTTGTGCTTTCAGGGACTCTGTATCTGCTCACAGCCACGTGCTCGTTCGTGCCGCTCGTGTGGAACATGAGCTCCGTACTGAACAACAGCACCATCGACTTCCCTCCAAAGTTCTTTCTCCCAGCAGCTCCTGTCAAGCAAAAAGTGGGCTCGGCTATCGGAGTCGGGCTCTTGGCCTCCACTGTGATCGCTCTTAGTGGGTTGCTTTTCCTCTGTTACCGGTATGTGAGGAGGCCTCTGAGCTCAAAGGACCTCAGCAGAGATACCAGGGACCCTCTGGACGGGCTGAGCGCCATCACCACACCGTCACAGCAACCTCATGTGACAAGTGGGGAAAACTGTGCTCGCAAGGGCCGAGATAATCCCACATTCAACTGTGAAGAGGCTTTATGA